The Coffea arabica cultivar ET-39 chromosome 1e, Coffea Arabica ET-39 HiFi, whole genome shotgun sequence genome has a window encoding:
- the LOC140016540 gene encoding uncharacterized protein: protein MVPITSPWPFEQWGTDIIGPFPKAVGGYTFLVTAVDYFTKWVGPSHSEPSLGWLYRNSSENASFAASGFLGWSFRTTESSLLTIRSEDGARTSASDELPSILWSYRITPRSATQETPFSLTYGIEAVIPAEILTPNPRLAVYTAKVNDKERQLDLDLVEERRDVVSTRVASYKNTLARYYNARVKHR from the exons ATGGTCCCCATTACTTCACCCTGGCCATTCGAGCAGTGGGGGACAGACATAATCGGCCCCTTCCCTAAAGCAGTTGGGGGTTATACCTTTCTTGTGACCGCCGTCGACTACTTCACTAAATGGGTGGGGCCGAGCCACTCAGAACCATCACTGGGCTGGCTGTACAGAAATTCTTCTGAAAATGCATCGTTTGCTGCTTCGGGATTCCTCGGGTGGTCATTTCGGACAACGGAAAGCAGTTTGCTGACAATTCGTTCAGAGGATGGTGCGAGAACCTCGGCATCAG ATGAACTCCCAAGCATCCTGTGGTCCTATCGGATCACGCCGAGATCGGCCACGCAAGAGACTCCCTTCTCCTTGACCTACGGCATCGAGGCGGTCATCCCTGCTGAGATCCTCACGCCTAATCCTCGGTTGGCAGTATATACAGCTAAGGTGAACGACAAAGAGAGACAACTGGATCTCGACCTCGTCGAAGAAAGAAGAGACGTCGTCTCAACTCGGGTTGCTTCATACAAGAACACATTGGCCCGTTACTACAATGCCCGCGTGAAACACCGCTGA
- the LOC113692713 gene encoding uncharacterized protein produces the protein MGQDRALERFQKFLPPKFLGGPDPETAERWLEIMINIFAALNYAEDRQVQFAIFQFKGPARAWWNVVRAKWEREGTAWTWLKFVREFNEKYLPPIVQEKREDDFIMFHQGALSGLNVEIQEALAAAQINTFTEVLEKAQRIKIARAQVRNFYTKRIGAPGGNQGSAQSDRNMPPPKAGRGAGGGRFMSTSRGGTPRGAQSGRGQGRSVPQEGQTSAPRVSCGYCGKSHHTEDNCWRKAQKYLRCGSTEHQIANCPLISDAKSTGKLNPKPTNVGGTRSRVPARVYSLDQQSVPEPSKVVEGTIPVFHRLTKILIDPGATHSFVSPTFMLGIDVKTGLRSKNTYG, from the exons atggggcaagatagggccctagagagatttcaaaagtttttacctCCGAAATTCTTGGGAGGGCCGGACCCTGAAACGGCTGAGAGATGGCTAGAAATAATGATCAATATATTTGCCGCTTTAAATTATGCGGAGGATAGACAGGTGCAATTTGCTATCTTTCAGTTTAAGGGACCGGCcagagcatggtggaatgtagttAGGGCCAAATGGGAAAGAGAGGGAACTGCATGGACCTGGCTGAAGTTCGTGcgggagtttaacgagaaatatctCCCACCGATAGTCCAGGAGAAGAGGGAAGACGATTTCATTATGTTTCACCAGGGAGCCCtaagt GGTCTCAATGTAGAGATACAGGAGGCCTTGGCGGCGGCTCAGATTAACACTtttacggaggttttggagaaggcccaGAGAATCAAAATTGCCAGGGCGCAAGTAAGGAATTTTTACACAAAACGGATAGGGGCGCCTGGTGGAAATCAAGGATCGGCACAGAGTGATCGAAACATGCCACCCCCTAAAGCCGGTCGTGGAGCTGGAGGTGGAAGGTTTATGAGCACATCCAGGGGAGGTACTCCGAGGGGAGCCCAGAGTGGAAGGGGACAGGGGAGAAGTGTCCCACAGGAAGGCCAGACATCTGCCCCCCGAGTATCGTGTGGGTATTGTGGGAAATCACACCATACtgaggataattgctggagaAAAGCTCAAAAATATTTAAGGTGTGGAAGTACGGAGCACCAGATTGCTAATTGCCCACTAATCAGTGATGCTAAGTCGACTGGCAAATTGAACCCTAAACCAACCAATGTAGGAGGGACCAGGTCAAGGGTGCCAGCCAGAGTGTATTCTTTGGACCAACAATCGGTACCTGAACCATCGaaggtagtggaaggtacgattcctgtcttCCATCGTTTaaccaaaattttgatagaccctggtgcAACCCATTCTTTTGTTAGCCCCacatttatgcttggaattgacGTGAAAACCGGACTTAGAAGTAAGAACACCTACGGGTAA